The Oncorhynchus keta strain PuntledgeMale-10-30-2019 chromosome 28, Oket_V2, whole genome shotgun sequence DNA segment tgtgtaaCTTGTTGAAGGGTTAAAGGTACTGAACTGTCTGTTCAACTCTCTGCCACCCCAAGTAACTCAAACTAGCAATAAAATCAGATTAAGAAAAATGATAAAAGAACACTTTACAGCATGATGATTATTTGCatatattttgtattgtattatgtattgtattatgtgtagtttattatgtattgtattatgtattttatcaTGTGTGGTATTATGTCGTTTATtatgtattgtatagtgtattTTATTATATATTGTAGTATGTAttttattatgtattgtattatgtagtgtCCAGGAGTCTGGACCCAGCTGATGTACTGTATGCACAGATAGAGATACTTCTCTCCAAAGTTTTAACGAGTAGCTCAGAAAGACAGACGATGGGTGGGTGGAGTTGAGTAGCAGCTGACAAACAGGTCtggtagagagaggagttatTGCTCCTTATACTAATGATAGGCCTATTGGTCTTTTCTAAGGAGAGGTCCCAGCTCTGACACCTGCACTAGGCCTGCATGCAGGGCAATATAACTGAGGCTGAGCCAGGCAGATTCCACACTGCTGTTCACTCCTCCCCCATTAGGCACAAACTGATTGAAGTACAGTGGATAGCACATTATTCAGTCAAATATAAATAAGCTAAATATCTAACATTATATTACCATTTGAACGTTGCTGTGCTTTTCAATGGTTGAAAGCACAGTGAGGCATTTGGGTGacaattaaatgtaaaaaatcaGACATTGTTTTTCAATTGGAATTTTATTGTGCTTTCAGATGGTTGaaaacatagtgataacacactGAACATTCAGCTaacttttggctgtctttttgagtggctgaatataggttgtaatctcattgatcaatgTCTCAACCAAATATGACCCAATTATCCACGTTGAAGTGACGTGGTGTTCCCTGTTGGCCACCTCTCAGACCGGCTGGCTGGTGTTGCTCTGCTCCCTGTGTTACACTATTGGGTGTTTTCCAGTATAGCATCAGTGTgtcaccagtcattatgttaatATCAGCCCTAGTATTATTTTTAGGGAACTGGGCTGATACCGAGGACTTGTAAAGAGCAGTATCAACAACCTCTGCTTCATCAAGATAGTTTTTTGTGAGGTGTTAATGGTGGGAGGTGTCAACCCATGTACCCGGTTAGCCATTGTTATGTAAAGTATCAGTGTCCAGGTCCTTGGAGAGCAGGTCCACTGAGGTCATGGCCCAGAGAGATACTGGAGCCAGGCCGTGGAGGTGGAAACACAAAAGTCTGAGCCATTTGGGTAAAATACTGGGGTAAGTCCTTAGTGGAAATATGCCATATGTGGGATGAGATCTTATAGTATTATTTCTCTATTCTATTCCCTTTCTCTTTGATCCAGCTTTGCTATAATGAGCAGCCCAAAAAAGTGAAAagaatttcattgaaatgatggCAGTTGATGTACGCCTACAATTGTATTACAATAAAGTTATTCCGAACTATATGAGCCCAAAACATTGTCTCTAATAAAGTGAAGCAGCGCCCACAACTACCCTAGCTCCAGTGTGGGTAGGCGGGTGCTGCAGGGACTTGTCTGAGCTGTAAAGTACATCACGGCCTGAGGAGTAGGACCATGCTCCACCTCTGGCCAtctgccagacacacacagagagagaggaggagtgttgtACACACAGTGCTCTTTCGGGAATGCATTACCTCCCTTTCTACTTCCTAGAtagtgacagagagacaaagatagagtAAAAAGACACCATTTTTAACTGAGGATCGCTGAACAACCTACGACACACACACCTGCGGACATACACATTATACAAACATGCAGTTGAGGATTCCTTTAGTCTGTCACCACCTCTGCCTCCTCTGTGACTCTTGGTCATGGCTGTAGTCATTTGGGGAGTCACTGTGCTGTGGGTGAGGAACTCTGCAGTACCACAGTGGAATACAGGCATGTCTCTGGGGCTGGACAAAGACACATCAGGCAATGTGTTCTTCTAATCCTGGACACTTGAACTTAACAGTTGAACTCACAAACCAGGGACTCTGAATCATTTTTCGGCTGCAGGATTTTTCCTTGGAAAAATAGTCTACTTTGAAAATGTCTAAAAGCCAGATTCATCTCAATGCTCCACTGGTGACAGTGGGACCGTGGAGGAGACACCGCGAAGTAAGTACTTGGGTAGATTAGTCACACCTCTGACAGAGATCTCTTCTTTTGATTGTCTGAAGTATTAGGACTAGAGTAAGAATAAAGGGCTTATTCTCACCGAAGAGAGTTATCGGGTTGAAATGTCAATTTACATAATATGTACATACACTTTTCAAATCACATTAGTGACGGGAATGTCACGAGCTGAGAGAGATTTCGGTTGACGTTCTTGCTTCGCAGCTCAAAAGTATCTTAAATGTCACAGTAGCCACTAGACAGGAGGCTAAGCATCGCAAACTATATTAGGCCTACACTATTAATTATTGGAACAGAACCATATTACACTGTTGAATAATGCAACAATTCACAAGCATGTGTGGACAATTAAAGTCATTTTTTCTTGTCTGTAGGCTACACTCAATACATTTTAGCTTCAagacaaaagcacagagttactgCTAACAAAATGTCTTCATCAAGTAACATTAGCATATCAAAAATGAATGATTTATCCCTCTCATATTATTATAaagtacagtaaactacattacAACATCACAACAAACCAGGCTTCAAGAAGACGAGGACCGTTGTTTGTAGATTTAATTCAAAGAGCCCATTCACAGAACTTTTTTTTAGATGAAAAGCTTGGGTTATTGCCGGTTCAAATCCCGGTCAGTATTATGGAATACTACCATGTTGATTGTTCCTTGTTCATTTAGTGGTAAAGGCAATATACTGTAAATGTCTTTGTGCCtttaaaaatcctataatgtaTACATATTCCAGTTGTGTTTCTGACAGTTGACTGTTCTGTATGTAGACAATGAGGATGTCATGTGTGTCTGAATATTTCAGCTGACCATAATGTTTTGACAGTGTCATCGTTTTCAACAGTGTGTTTTCCAGGACAGTGATATTTATCTTTAGGGTTTGTACTAGTTTGTACTGTTTGCATATGGCGGAGGACTCAGACTCACTCTGGACACTCAGATCATATAGTACTGTACACAAATTGTTTGGTCATGTCAGCCTTGAGTGAGTGTGCCTTTTGGATTCTGACTTCTTTTGAGGCCAGAATTCTCATATTTTTGTGTTATCCAGACGGAGGTCTGTTAAGATACTGAGTACCAACCCTAATCAACTTCTCAGCATGTGAAAGGGTGAGGGAATAATATTACATGTTGAAGCAATCTTTACTTTGGTGTGTTGACTATGAAACAGGGTCCACTTCAACCAGGGAGGGGCGGATTAGTTCACACAGATGGAATCTGTTAAAAAGTCCAGTAAAGTGTTGAAACTCTGAAATGGACGATGCCAAAGTGCCTTTAGGACGTTATAGTCCTACATAACATGTCACTGCATCGTACTTGATGCTGCATGGAAGATACAGCATTTTCCATCTTGATGTTGATGAATCGTGTGCTGGCAACCTGCCTAGACTGAGCATGATGCAGACCATCTCCTAGCATATAGATTTACAACCCAAAGAGACTCAGACATGCTGACATACTATCATTTTGTTGTTGCTATTGTCAGGGAAAATTATTTTAAACAGTATCATCAAAGGGAAGAGAGCTGTGGCTCAGACAAGACTCTCTGTGAGATGGGACGTGTATCTCCATTCAGGCTCACACGCCAGGCCCTTCAATATACTGTATCAGTTTATGTTTATCACACTGGTGATTTATGTATCTGTTGCTCTCGGAGATGTAAACAGTCTTTTTTTTAAAGGATTATTCCACTGAAAGATTCATCTCACTTCTGAGGGGAAGAAAACAATGAGTGTGTGTTTCCGCAGGGCCAGATGTGCAATGCCATGGAGAACTAATGTGTAACAAATTCATTATGTGATGGTTCTATGAAATAATATTTTATAGTAGAAAGTTCACACAGTCAGTCCTAAGACTCAGTTTGTAGTACAATGGGAACACATCCCACGCTAACGCTGATAGAATACTGAATCGAGTTTAATTTCCACTTCATCTCattctcctctctacagaccacagaTTTATTTGAAATGATTGAGAAGATGCAGGTAATGTATTTTGGATCTCTTGTTCCTTTATTAACTCATGTTTCTAAGCTAGGCAATGTACACTAACCAGTGATTTAGTCTCTTTTACTGTAAACTCTGCTTTTCTGGCTCTGCTCTCCTGTAACAACGGCTTGTCTTACCTGTGCTCTGTACTGGAGGTTAGCAGAGCTGGGACAGACAGTGTTGGAGAGGAGATGTCTGGACACGAGCAGTGTGCCTGACTCTGGTCAGCCCCTCTCCTGATGCTTATTCCCAGACCCTCAGCTAATTACCTAACTTCAGAGAGCCTCTAATAACCCCCTGTCCCCTGGCCTTTGAAAACTGTAGCCAGCCTCCATGCACAAACTAGAGGAATACAGGTTAACATTACAGCAGTTTACTACTTATCATAAGGCAAGACTGTGTTTGATACAGTACATTGGTGAACAGGGTGTGCTTTTTACACTGTCTGAACCTACATTTTTATTACAGTGTCATATAAAGAAACATATGACGTTATTTTAAGAGCTGTAATACAAAGTCTGTATGGAGATTGTATTACTTCTCTATTTCTAATGTATTTCTGAAGGATTATTATTCATAAACATATACAtaatatttgggcttggggaTATTATATATGGGCTTGTGTTTTTATTCTGTATGTATGTTGACATAGTTATGTATTAAACCATTTCTTTGAACAGAAGATTCCTCGTCGGTTTGTATATCAGATGCCCCAGGGATTCCGCTTCTCCTCAATAACAGATCGCATATCAACGCATCAAACTCACAGCAGCAACTATCTGCTCCATCATATCAGACAGACTCACAGCCCTTTACCCATAGGTCTGTAGCCAGTATCTGTGCAGACTCATGGACTGACGGACAGTGTGGGAATTTCAGGCCACGTACTGTTCGTATGCCAAGTCTGTGTGACACAGCCCCAAAGGTGTTATTACTGCTTCCATGCCTTTCTGTCCAGATAGCTGTTAACTGGCTGCTCTGTTGTGCATCTCCCTACCaatctctctccaactccccacTCTGCATCCCTTTGCTCTTCTGCTATCTGTATAAACATATGGATGGCTTTGTAACCTCTTTGTCTGTTGATAATATGATTAGTCCTCCCTGTACTTTGTTACTTCCTCTAAAACTGTGAATTCAAATGTAACTAATCTGTCAGATAAGACGTACGACACGGCTGTGAATCAGTAATGATGATGAACATCTCCAGACCTCCGATGACCTGGGTTTGGAATGTAACATAATCTGTCATGTGTAACTAGCGTGTGACAAttatcttcttcttctctctctctgtgtgtgtgtttctccctcaGGGCAACAGAATGGAGGAGCAGCGATACACCTTTCCTCCCCCACTCAAAGTACGCTCTCGCTGGgtctcctgacctctctctctctcacaatacACCCGTTGTGTCACTACTCctcatatctctctgtatctgactACTGACTGTCGAATTGTATTCACTCAGTGGGTACatactgggcacaaactggttgaatcaatgtcgTTTCCACGTCAATTCAATtgaattacgttgaaccaacgttgaattgacgtctgtgcccagtgggtatgcTCGAATCCAGCAGCCCTCCCTACCAACTAATGTATAGACTAACAAGGTTAGAATACAATTATTGTTACAGAGTAATATAAACATCAACCATGCAGCATGATTGTCTGTTTATGCGTTAAACAGACAGGCACTTTGGCTGGATTCCATGGTAATAAAAGCATCACTTTAAATCAGTAGCATCAATTAAATCAGTTGTAGAGCACCACTGACTCTTACTGAGACAGATGAATAATTGATGTGTCTGTATTGTTGTCTTTACAGACTGAAGAGGACTACATTCCTTACCCCAGTGTCCATGAGGTACATACAGAGACTCAACTTCAATGCAGTCATTTCACCAGTAACATGGATGTTGGCAATTTGTGCCTCATGGTTGATATTTCAGTATTCATTGAAAATCACTATCACATTTCTTGGGGGGAAAAATGACCCTCTTGTGTCTTCTACTCTGTGTTTTGAACCAGGTGTTGGGGAGAAAGAGTGGGTTCCCACTgattctgctgcctcagtttgggGGTTACTGGATCGAGGGCAACAACCATGAGCTTGGTGACAGTGCTGAGCCAGACCAGATCCAGCCTCTGTCCCCCACCACACACAAGCTGGAGAGTAACTCCACCGCCAAGATGTACAGGAAGCACTTTCTGGGCAAGGTGAGGCTGAACACTGGGACTGTTGTGTTGGAGTTTGGCTGAGTGGTTATACTGCAGGAGACCGGGGTTCGATTTCCGGTTCATCCTTTTTGCAgtttgtctcctcctctccttccatcacaTATTTTTCCAACTGCCTTTAAaacacaagacaaaacaaacactGTCTGTAGAATAATGAGGCTACATGTGTATGAAACATTTGTTAAGCACCCTCTATTCATACAACATATTGCAGCCCAAAGGGCATACAACTGATATGAAGACACCATAACTCACATAGATTCCTATTCATTATGGTAATGAAAGTGAATGAGTGTTAGAACAATCCCAGCTGGGTAACCTAATAAGAGCTACTCTACGTGTCGGGTGGCACTTCAGAGACGGGTGGTAATGAAGAGGCTTTGCCACATGTTTCACACCAGTCAGAGTAATATGAACTAATCTAATGTGCCCATAGAGGAGAGCAGAGACCTGAATGGAATGACAGCAGTTGGCTAGCACATACAGTTGAGACATAGTTCATTAACTCATTGAAATGTGtttgggttggtgtgtgtgtgtgtatgaaagaCAGAAAATGTATCCTTCAGCTAAACTCTGTCCTTGTGCTGTGTCCCCAGGAGCACTTGAATTACTACTCAGTGGACGGAACTCTGGGACATCTGGTGTTGTCCATGAAGTATGACGAGATCGGAGACCAGGAAGACCTCCGCCTCATGCTCAGGTTAAACACCCGTagcctcctccatcacctccttctctctgctggctctcatctctctctccgttctcatccctttcccttcctcctctttcatcCCCACGTTCTCCTTTATCTGAATGCTGtggatacatacagtacatacagtactaaACTGTAACCATACTGGTATTGTTCACATCATTCTGTGTCTGTGCAACTGAGTAATGCAAAATGCACAGTTGTAACTGTTGTAATCAATGGAAAGTTGCTAAAAACAAGATTTTCCATTCACTTCCAGTGTTTATGAATCATTCCCTATTGTGGTGATAATCCCATCCTCATAGGAGTCATAAAGCCAGTGAGAGTGTAAACAGCACACTGTCATTTCTGCATGATGTGACAGATTTAGGCAGTGtgtgggtggagggtagagggatgCGGATGTAGGGACTAGGGCCAGGGCTGGGTTAGTTACAGTGGGTAGATGATCCATTCCAGATGCACAGCCCATgtgacagactgacagcttctaaGAAGCATAACTATGATCATGACGAGAacatgttgttgtggttgtctaAACTACCAGGACCAAACTGGAGACATACCATGATGTTATCCCCATATCCTGTCTCACAGAGTTCCCTAACGTGGTGCAGATGGCCAAGGTGAGATCATGGTTGGGGATGAATATCAACATGTACTGTTTGTGGAAAAGATGTTGAAAAGTGTCATAATTGTACCGTGATTACATCAATTTGATCTCAGCGCagttatttctatgtttttctTTTTGACCCTTAGCTTGTCTGTGAAGAGGTGAATGTGGATCGTTTTTACCCTGTCCTCTACCCAAAAGTAAGCATTAGGTTTTGAAGTGTACTCAGATAATTAACCACAGAAATATGTTTTTTACATGGATAATACAAATGTCGTACTCCTGACTATTCGTTCAATTTTTGATCTCTAAACAGGCTTCAAGACTCATTGTCAATTTTGATGAACACATTATAAGCAACAACTTCAAGTTCGGAGTCATCTACCAGAAATTTGGACAGGTGAGCCTTGGAGATACATTAGGATCATTTAAAACGATTGGGAatcaaatcatcatcatcatcatcataatgcCAAACTCTTCAATCCCACACAGACCCCCACATTGAACAACAAAAAAGATGAATAAATGAACGAGCACTTGACTTTTCCTACCAGCACTGACTCAGCTGATAGCTACTTTcatgaggaaaaatgtacttactatgactgtgatatgtgctTGTCCCACCTAACCATCTTAAGATCTGTCGATCTGGAGCATCAGATAAATGACTAGAATGGAAAAGttaatgtactgaataagagcTGACCTGAGTGCATTAACACAAGTACCATCTCTTGCAATTCTCATAAGAGAATGCACAATATGCTTATCCTCCTCCCCATCACATTAATAGTCTCTCTAAGCCTAAGCCAACCATATGTTTCTCTTCAATATTCCTTCTCATTACAATAACAACCCTATTGTTTACGGCACTGAGCCAGAGGAGCTGGAGAAGCCTCAGCATAGCCTCAGTAGAGGGTCATTGTATCCTATGATGGAGCCTAGGGGGTGGAGCTCCACATCCTTGATCTATAAACTTTAAAGGAAAGGGCCACACTCAGCAGAGGCTCGACCTCACAGGGGCTCCAGGGGCCTCAAgaaccctctcctcttcttctcagCACCCAGAGAGACATTAACATACAGGAGAGACACTGAGgactggatacacacacactcgcacacacacacagagaggtttTATGTGATCAAAGTGTTATTGTTCCTCACTCATTATTATAGTtcactcattattattattattatagttattatagttctATTCTATTCACAATATAGCGTAAATCTTAAGTATGTTATCATGAGAGCTTCATATACAATAAGTTGTATAATCCTCATAGTGCTTTGGTCAGTGGTATTGTTTTCTGTTTCTGACTGCTGTCAACCTCTATAAACTCCTGGTTTGCAGACATCAGAAGAAGAGCTGTTTGGGAACAGTGTTGAGAGTCCTGCCTTTGTTGAATTCCTAGAGTTTCTGGGGGAGAAGGTCGAGCTGTATGACTTCAAAGGGTAAGAACTTCACCACAACGTtctaatatacactaccgttcagaagtttggggtcactaagaaatgtccttgtttttgaaagaaaagctaataAAAGTTCcagtaaaataacatcaaattgatcagaaatacagtgtagacatactTAATGTTgcaaattactattgtagcttgaaatggcagatttttaatggaatatctacataagcatacagaggcccattatcagcaaccatcagtcctgtgttccaatggcacgttgtgttagctaatccaagtttatcattttaaaaggctaattgatcattagaaaacccttttgcaattatgttagcacagctgaagactgttgtctgattaaagaagcaataaaactggcctttagactagttgagttcctggagcatcagcatttgtgggttcgattacaggctcaaaacggCCAGAAAGAAAGaagtttcttctgaaactcatcagcctattcttgttctgagaaacgaaggctattccatgcgagaacttgacaagaaactgaagatctcgtacaacgctgtgtactactcccttcacagaacagcgcaaactggccctaaccagaatagaaagaggagtgggaggctccggtgcacaactgagcaggaggacacgtacattagagtgtctagtttcaGAAACAGaggcctcacaagtcctcaacaggcagcttcattaaatagaacCCACAAAACACCTGTTTCAagaagattaagatgggcaaaagaacacagacactggacatagggaatctgcctagaaggccagcatcccggagttgcctcttcactgttgacgttgagactgtttttttgcgggtactatttaatgaagctggcagttgaggacttgtgaggcgtctgtttctcaaactagacactgattaaaaatcagccatttccagctacaatagtcatttacaacattaacaatgtctccactgtatttttgatcaatttgttgttattttaatgggcaaaaacattgcttttctttcaaaaacaagaacatttctaagtgaccccaaacttttgaacggtagtgtacattcaATAGCAACAACCACAATTGTGCAATTGATTGTGTCTTGAACAGTGTGTTGGAAATAGATAGAGGGTTTCACTGAATGGTCCTATCTGTCTAGGTTTCGTGGTGGGTTGGATGTGACCCACGGGCAGACAGGATCTGAGTCCGTCTACCACAACTACCGCAACAAGGAGGTCATGTTTCATGTGTCCACCAAGCTGCCTTACACTGAGGGGGACACACAACAGGTACTATTACAAACCCCTCTGATCTCCTCCTACTGATGCAGACTGTCATCATCACACTGTTTATTCTGTTATGGATCATGTTTTAAATGAGTAGAACGTTGTGTACTGGTATGACATGAGTATTGGTATCCATATGATCCGTTATGATTGGGAACATCCTGGAAGCATCCATAAAGCTtatgtatattgtatgttttcTTTAGAAACAGTATCTTTCTCTTTCAGTGCAGTTTTCAGTGGAGCACTACTGTATAATGTCTTACAGTGTAAACTTCCTCAGTCTTCACTCATCAGGGAAACTGTcccaacacaaacacagacagacaccttaTCAGAAGAATGTCTTAAGCCTATCTAGACGAACACACACCATAAGTTATCAGGACGAACACACAATGTGTAATCAGAGCCCACAGCTGCAGTGGGAGCAGCTGATTGGTTTCCCGGAGAGTTAAGTCAATCAGAGCTGTTGTCCAGGTTGATATGGTGGAGCAGCAACCCTCCAACTGGTGTTGGTTTACCCTGGCTCATCTGTGGACAGACAGAAACCTGCCAagacaaacagggagagagagggggagagggggagagacaaggGACTCCCCAGAGTGGTAGAGAAAGGCATTTGCAACATTCAGTAGTTTGAAAGTTTTAATAAAAAACTTGTATTACTCCTACTCAAGCAATACATGACAGACAAATTCATTACTGTTCTTGAAAGCATTTCCATGTGACATGAATGTTCAATACAGCTTTGCTTTACGTGCTGTCCTGTGTTGCAGTTGCAGAGGAAGAGGCACATAGGGAATGACATTGTGGCCATAGTGTTCCAGGAGGAAAGCACTCCGTTTGTACCAGATATGATCGCCTCCAACTTCCTCCATTCCTACGTAGTGGTGCAGGTGGAGAACGCCTGCACTGGTGATGTACTGTACAAGGTGCTAAAGCATTCCTTGATTTTCACTAAACTAGCCAACCAACATCATACCAAACATACAATACTGTGACCATTGATCATTCATGGCCAGTTTGATTGTCATCTGTTAGGTGTCAGTGACGGCGAGAAATGACGTACCTTTCTTTGGACCACCCCTGCCAGACCCGGCTGTCTTTAGAAAAGTAAGTTGGCACAACTACAATCCCAACTCCATAAAACACCGGTCAGGTagttgtttctctctcctccttcttttgTGTCACTCAGTCCAGTTCTCTTTTATCCCAGGGCCCAGAATTCCAGGAGTTCCTCTTCACGAAGCTCATCAATGCTGAGTATGCCTGCTATAAAGCTGAGAAATTTGCCAAACTGAAGGTGAGTTATTCAAAGGATCTCTGTCATTGTTTTCAGGAGCCAACTAAGGGACACAGGCCAGCATCCTTGGTAGACAGTGTTGCCAGCCTATCATTACATATTAACTGTCACCTGTTTGTGTTATCAGGAGCGCACACGGTCAGCCTTACTGGAGACATTGTATGAGGACTTGCACATCAACAGCCAGGCCATGATGGGCCTGGGAAGAGATGAGGACAAGATGGAGAACGGGTCCGGAGGAGGAGGGGGCTTCTTTGAAACCTTTAAGGTAACCCAGCACGGCTGGGAAAAGGCTTGGGGCAATAAGCTTAGTATGCACTGACTAATGTGTTTTTACATATGATCACTTGTTCCTGAATATGTAACAGTACTAAACGGAACACCCTCATAAAACTATTTGTAATTCATTTGAATTATGAAACTAAAACAGAGGATCATTTCCATCTTATGGAAATTACACATTTCTTTACACGCCACTATTTCTCTGTTGTTCCCCTTGGATGTACAGGTTGTTGTCTGTCTGGGGGGTTCCAAGAATGTCCTTATCTATAATACAGGACACTGGCATCAACTGCTTGATCAGTCACCATTAGTCTGTCTGGGGAACATCCTTGTGTCTATGCTCTGCTGCTCTGTCAAATGGCACACCAGCTTCTCAATGTCAagctttatgtggtgttgtgttctGTCTGCAGCATTCTACCATGTGTTTGTGACATACATTTGACATACATTTCCTTCTGTTTCACCCTTCCAGAGTGAGGAGAGCGAtgctccctctcccttccctgagAAACCCTTGATAGGGCCCAGCCCTAACTCAACTCACTAACTTCTAAAgcatgaaacacacagagaatcTCACTGCTGATAGGTACTTATCACAGTGGAAGGCTGTTCCTTCTCTTGCTAGAACAAAAGCGGTACCTACTGCGTGCCGACATAGTAGTGACGAACCTACCGCTTCTACTTGTAGAATCGCAATGTAGAATCAGTGGCCAACAACTTcgctttgagccaatcagagagtACAAACTCCAACATGCGGGAGCCAACAAACAGAAATTAAAACAGAGGGCCTTTTCTCTGTACACCCACGGATGAGCCAGTCATACTTCATAGCAATGTAAGCTATGGGATGGTAGTTAGCT contains these protein-coding regions:
- the LOC118380075 gene encoding rap1 GTPase-activating protein 1-like isoform X10, encoding MSKSQIHLNAPLVTVGPWRRHRETTDLFEMIEKMQGNRMEEQRYTFPPPLKTEEDYIPYPSVHEVLGRKSGFPLILLPQFGGYWIEGNNHELGDSAEPDQIQPLSPTTHKLESNSTAKMYRKHFLGKEHLNYYSVDGTLGHLVLSMKYDEIGDQEDLRLMLRTKLETYHDVIPISCLTEFPNVVQMAKLVCEEVNVDRFYPVLYPKASRLIVNFDEHIISNNFKFGVIYQKFGQTSEEELFGNSVESPAFVEFLEFLGEKVELYDFKGFRGGLDVTHGQTGSESVYHNYRNKEVMFHVSTKLPYTEGDTQQLQRKRHIGNDIVAIVFQEESTPFVPDMIASNFLHSYVVVQVENACTGDVLYKVSVTARNDVPFFGPPLPDPAVFRKGPEFQEFLFTKLINAEYACYKAEKFAKLKERTRSALLETLYEDLHINSQAMMGLGRDEDKMENGSGGGGGFFETFKSLLVPGKSPGKHGRRGSAIGIGTVEESLIIPGKSPTRKKSGPFSSRRSSAIGIENIQEVHQKISSHSGRECLPGTQKTPDSDHASQDPKSENSSNQSSPEVLITKNIFALCNNRAQSIPEGHDLSRSSSNDSSFASVVEENETEATEDYDTGMESLSSSGTPHKQDSLTYSTWLEDSMSSTSTTSRGSSPGPGQLDGGKGSEIRIKLDRPKDSRSSSHSHKTQSFWEVRRAQAFAITKDDDEDEVDPG
- the LOC118380075 gene encoding rap1 GTPase-activating protein 1-like isoform X9, which encodes MAQRKRSFTFGAYGGVDKTFSRARSIWKQNGGDPRISTTLDPPLFQPLLSPLPYTAPPFLKTTDLFEMIEKMQGNRMEEQRYTFPPPLKTEEDYIPYPSVHEVLGRKSGFPLILLPQFGGYWIEGNNHELGDSAEPDQIQPLSPTTHKLESNSTAKMYRKHFLGKEHLNYYSVDGTLGHLVLSMKYDEIGDQEDLRLMLRTKLETYHDVIPISCLTEFPNVVQMAKLVCEEVNVDRFYPVLYPKASRLIVNFDEHIISNNFKFGVIYQKFGQTSEEELFGNSVESPAFVEFLEFLGEKVELYDFKGFRGGLDVTHGQTGSESVYHNYRNKEVMFHVSTKLPYTEGDTQQLQRKRHIGNDIVAIVFQEESTPFVPDMIASNFLHSYVVVQVENACTGDVLYKVSVTARNDVPFFGPPLPDPAVFRKGPEFQEFLFTKLINAEYACYKAEKFAKLKERTRSALLETLYEDLHINSQAMMGLGRDEDKMENGSGGGGGFFETFKSLIIPGKSPTRKKSGPFSSRRSSAIGIENIQEVHQKISHSGRECLPGTQKTPDSDHASQDPKSENSSNQSSPEVLITKNIFALCNNRAQSIPEGHDLSRSSSNDSSFASVVEENETEATEDYDTGMESLSSSGTPHKQDSLTYSTWLEDSMSSTSTTSRGSSPGPGQLDGGKGSEIRIKLDRPKDSRSSSHSHKTQSFWEVRRAQAFAITKDDDEDEVDPG
- the LOC118380075 gene encoding rap1 GTPase-activating protein 1-like isoform X4, whose amino-acid sequence is MAQRKRSFTFGAYGGVDKTFSRARSIWKQNGGDPRISTTLDPPLFQPLLSPLPYTAPPFLKTTDLFEMIEKMQGNRMEEQRYTFPPPLKTEEDYIPYPSVHEVLGRKSGFPLILLPQFGGYWIEGNNHELGDSAEPDQIQPLSPTTHKLESNSTAKMYRKHFLGKEHLNYYSVDGTLGHLVLSMKYDEIGDQEDLRLMLRTKLETYHDVIPISCLTEFPNVVQMAKLVCEEVNVDRFYPVLYPKASRLIVNFDEHIISNNFKFGVIYQKFGQTSEEELFGNSVESPAFVEFLEFLGEKVELYDFKGFRGGLDVTHGQTGSESVYHNYRNKEVMFHVSTKLPYTEGDTQQLQRKRHIGNDIVAIVFQEESTPFVPDMIASNFLHSYVVVQVENACTGDVLYKVSVTARNDVPFFGPPLPDPAVFRKGPEFQEFLFTKLINAEYACYKAEKFAKLKERTRSALLETLYEDLHINSQAMMGLGRDEDKMENGSGGGGGFFETFKSLLVPGKSPGKHGRRGSAIGIGTVEESLIIPGKSPTRKKSGPFSSRRSSAIGIENIQEVHQKISHSGRECLPGTQKTPDSDHASQDPKSENSSNQSSPEVLITKNMAQSIPEGHDLSRSSSNDSSFASVVEENETEATEDYDTGMESLSSSGTPHKQDSLTYSTWLEDSMSSTSTTSRGSSPGPGQLDGGKGSEIRIKLDRPKDSRSSSHSHKTQSFWEVRRAQAFAITKDDDEDEVDPG